Proteins encoded by one window of Lathyrus oleraceus cultivar Zhongwan6 chromosome 1, CAAS_Psat_ZW6_1.0, whole genome shotgun sequence:
- the LOC127073706 gene encoding protein MODIFYING WALL LIGNIN-1: protein MAVTHADLEPKRSKTDLSSKTAAFFMVVTILLGLLCFILCLIAEATRSEVTWINRDGKENGNKSVCVYNSNGKVPLLCAAAAFVGLAIALVMEHTYMLIAVSKSSPSLLNWDPDSPSAKSLTWLAGFFFIATWICFAVAEVLLLAGLSVESGHLKNWSKPRTGCYTIREGLFSAAGVFGLTTVFLAAGLYLTALRAQRMSEEIASVRREVLEASTFYASPPRSPQRHNNITTVARENPTIIESQNDDLLLSVFPTPFNKSYNFV, encoded by the exons ATGGCAGTTACACATGCAGACCTTGAACCAAAAAGAAGCAAAACCGATTTGAGTAGCAAGACAGCGGCTTTTTTTATGGTCGTCACAATTCTATTAGGCTTATTATGTTTCATCTTATGTCTCATAGCCGAAGCCACACGTTCTGAG GTGACATGGATAAATAGAGACGGAAAAGAAAACGGAAATAAATCGGTATGTGTTTACAATAGTAATGGCAAAGTTCCTTTGTTATGTGCTGCCGCTGCTTTTGTTGGATTAGCAATTGCTTTGGTTATGGAGCATACTTACATGTTAATAGCAGTGAGTAAATCATCACCTTCTTTACTTAATTGGGATCCTGATTCTCCTTCCGCCAAATCCTTAACATGGTTGGCTGGTTTTTTCTTCATCGCAACTTG GATTTGCTTTGCGGTTGCGGAGGTTTTACTATTAGCAGGACTAAGTGTAGAATCAGGCCATTTAAAAAACTGGTCTAAGCCAAGAACAGGTTGCTACACCATAAGAGAAGGTTTGTTCTCAGCTGCAGGAGTGTTTGGCTTAACAACAGTCTTCTTAGCTGCTGGTTTATACCTAACAGCGCTTCGCGCGCAAAGAATGTCGGAGGAGATAGCAAGTGTTCGAAGAGAGGTTCTAGAAGCTTCTACCTTCTATGCTTCTCCACCAAGATCACCTCAAAGGCATAATAATATCACAACTGTTGCAAGAGAGAATCCTACGATAATAGAGAGTCAAAATGATGATCTATTGTTGTCTGTATTTCCAACTCCTTTTAACAAAAGTTATAACTTTGTGTGA
- the LOC127109586 gene encoding uncharacterized protein LOC127109586 — MDYNKRNTLKYSFKNFKLDDLRKLGALVEDQEGFKDKYGRLLSLLRIQVKDGLLSTLLQFYDPDYHCFTFPDYQLLPTLEEYSQLVGLPIMDKSPFPFLEKDPKEEDIAKAICLKVSDIKGNMIAKGGTVGLPTHFLIKKAQYYADHLSMPTFETILALLIYGMLLFPSFEGFVDINAIKIFMKNNPVPTLLGNTYHSIHLRNFHGGGMITCCVPLLYKWFISHLPKSFLSLDKGFWSPRVMALTHSDIVWYNRVYDGILIIDSCGDFANVPLLGFNGGISYDPVLAHRQLGYPLKEPPKSVHVEKIFFKGDKELQDQIVSAWHHLHKKGKESLGKPNCVSMEPYLRWVRERAIKLKMPYPRQDPLPPRREPVLVFMSEAEKLEIALKRAQHEAETWKNKYQVIVSENEELQKQLQAKNEEVLSYKKRRIYEDLFSSDSPPTR; from the coding sequence ATGGATTACAATAAGAGAAACACCTTGAAATACTCTTTTAAGAATTTTAAGTTGGATGACCTAAGGAAGCTAGGAGCTTTGGTTGAAGATCAAGAGGGGTTCAAGGACAAGTACGGAAGGCTATTATCCTTATTGAGAATCCAAGTGAAGGATGGGCTTCTTTCTACGTTACTACAATTCTATGATCCGGATTACCATTGTTTCACGTTCCCAGATTATCAGCTATTACCTACCTTAGAAGAGTACTCTCAGTTGGTGGGGTTACCTATTATGGATAAGTCTCCGTTCCCTTTCTTAGAGAAGGACCCTAAAGAGGAAGACATTGCTAAAGCCATATGCTTAAAGGTGTCCGACATCAAAGGCAATATGATCGCCAAAGGCGGAACTGTAGGGTTACCTACGCATTTCTTAATCAAGAAAGCCCAATATTATGCCGATCATTTAAGCATGCCTACCTTTGAAACAATCCTTGCTTTGCTTATTTATGGAATGCTACTCTTCCCAAGTTTTGAAGGATTCGTTGACATTAACGCCATCAAAATATTCATGAAGAACAATCCAGTACCAACATTATTGGGTAACACTTATCATTCCATACATCTCCGGAATTTTCATGGTGGAGGAATGATCACCTGTTGTGTGCCTTTattatacaagtggtttatttcgcacttgcccAAGTCTTTTTTGAGTCTTGACAAGGGATTTTGGTCACCAAGGGTCATGGCGCTGACACACTCGGACATCGTTTGGTataatcgtgtgtatgatggaATACTAATTATTGACAGTTGTGGAGACTTTGCCAACGTACCTTTACTTGGTTTTAATGGAGGCATCAGCTACGATCCAGTCCTAGCTCACCGACAGTTAGGGTATCCCTTGAAAGAACCGCCTAAAAGTGTTCATGTGGAGAAAATCTTCTTTAAGGGTGACAAAGAACTTCAAGATCAGATTGTATCCGCTTGGCATCATTTGCACAAGAAGGGCAAAGAAAGTTTGGGAAAGCCGAATTGTGTGTCTATGGAACCTTATCTTCGTTGGGTCCGGGAAAGAGCCATCAAGCTGAAGATGCCTTATCCTCGCCAAGATCCTTTACCTCCTAGAAGAGAACCTGTTTTAGTATTCATGTCTGAAGCTGAAAAGTTGGAAATCGCTTTGAAGAGAGCACAACATGAGGCAGAAACGTGGAAAAATAAATATCAGGTTATCGTCAGTGAGAATGAAGAGCTACAAAAGCAGCTGCAGGCGAAGAATGAAGAAGTGCTTTCCTACAAAAAGAGAAGAATCTACGAGGATTTATTTTCCTCCGACTCTCCGCCTACTCGTTGA
- the LOC127109602 gene encoding uncharacterized protein LOC127109602, with amino-acid sequence MEEHAQEMDHVNNELADLRGNVGTIMELLQVINAKMDTQPTVVSEINTTAAVDPPVVSVENPFPYGLSQSFIHPPIVTSVQQTMPVAQSGQQAMPVIQNVQQTVPLVPEPPKAIPTFTQANVHTRVQPYLNEPVYEILDDNDEGYQPRDRLCEEVVTIDKRLRKMEGDQIFGAAARDICLVSGLVIPPKFKTPNFDCYEGTTCPKIHLIMYYRKMAAHVENDKLMIHCFQDSLKGASSKWYLTLDQSRIKSF; translated from the coding sequence ATGGAAGAGCACGCTCAAGAGATGGATCACGTTAACAACGAGCTAGCAGACCTTCGAGGGAATGTAGGAACAATTATGGAACTACTTCAGGTTATCAATGCAAAGATGGATACTCAGCCTACTGTGGTTTCTGAGATTAACACTACCGCTGCCGTAGATCCACCGGTTGTTTCAGTTGAGAACCCGTTTCCTTATGGTCTTTCGCAGAGTTTCATACATCCGCCTATTGTTACGTCAGTTCAACAAACTATGCCGGTGGCACAAAGTGGTCAACAAGCCATGCCCGTTATACAGAACGTTCAACAGACTGTGCCTTTGGTTCCCGAGCCTCCAAAGGCGATCCCTACCTTCACACAAGCTAATGTCCATACTCGGGTGCAGCCTTATCTTAATGAGCCTGTTTATGAAATTCTGGATGATAATGATGAAGGGTACCAGCCGCGTGATAGGCTCTGTGAGGAGGTTGTTACTATTGATAAAAGATTAAGAAAGATGGAAGGAGACCAGATCTTTGGTGCTGCTGCTAGAGACATCTGTTTGGTTTCCGGTTTAGTTATTCCGCCAAAGTTCAAGACTCCGAACTTTGACTGCTATGAAGGGACTACATGTCCGAAAATCCATTTGATAATGTACTACCGTAAGATGGCTGCCCATGTGGAAAATGACAAGTTGATGATCCACTGTTTTCAAGACAGTCTGAAAGGTGCCTCGTCGAAGTGGTATTTAACATTGGACCAATCTCGCATCAAGTCTTTTTAA